A stretch of Geobacter sp. DNA encodes these proteins:
- a CDS encoding transcription elongation factor GreAB — protein MRTTELLHLIISRLGHDLEVLFTAAKTAHEASIHEENLPDNKYDTLALEASYVAQGQANRARELRKSIEVYKQLKPQGEGDGSIRLTSLVTLADDAGTTRKVFLGPVEGGLRLEHHGDEIVVITPASPLGRELLGRAVGDSVEIEAGDNRTEYEIVQVC, from the coding sequence CTGCGCACGACCGAACTCCTGCACCTGATCATCTCCCGGCTCGGCCACGACCTGGAGGTGCTCTTCACCGCGGCCAAGACCGCTCACGAAGCATCGATCCATGAAGAGAACCTGCCGGACAACAAGTACGACACCCTGGCCCTGGAGGCATCCTACGTGGCCCAAGGGCAGGCGAACCGTGCCCGGGAGCTGCGGAAGTCCATCGAGGTCTACAAACAGCTGAAGCCCCAGGGGGAAGGGGACGGTTCGATCCGTCTGACTTCGCTGGTGACCCTGGCCGATGACGCCGGCACGACCAGGAAGGTCTTTCTCGGCCCTGTCGAAGGGGGCTTGCGGTTAGAGCACCACGGGGACGAGATCGTGGTCATCACCCCGGCATCCCCCCTGGGCAGGGAACTGCTCGGCAGGGCCGTCGGCGACAGTGTCGAGATAGAGGCGGGAGACAACCGCACGGAGTATGAAATTGTCCAGGTCTGTTGA